The following coding sequences are from one Bradyrhizobium sp. WSM471 window:
- a CDS encoding ABC transporter substrate-binding protein, translated as MKRWIGAVSAALMVFAAMPAQAADKVVLMLNWYVYGEHAPFYYGKAKGIYAAEGIDLEIQEGRGSAATTQAVAAKTADFGYVDVPTMMRAAIKGAPVVATGVLLQTSPMSAMGFVDKNIRKPEDIKGKTVAITPADSMTQIWPLFLKKTGLKESDFQTVAGDGQTKLNAVINGQADLLLGYVMDQSMKIKDATGKDVYPIKFADYGINMVSSGIIANTDYVKANADLVRRFMSATTKAVEAAEKEPKAAAQSILDANPKGGKIDTLTQGFELTIPLYRTAETKSKRPFQVTDQNMTDTVNLMVEYGGLDAKAKENPKAFYTNDYLPKSGS; from the coding sequence ATGAAGCGGTGGATAGGAGCTGTCTCGGCGGCGCTGATGGTGTTCGCGGCCATGCCGGCGCAAGCAGCCGACAAGGTCGTGCTGATGCTCAACTGGTACGTCTATGGTGAGCACGCGCCGTTCTATTACGGCAAGGCCAAGGGCATCTACGCCGCCGAAGGCATCGACCTCGAGATCCAGGAAGGCCGCGGCTCGGCCGCGACCACGCAGGCCGTCGCCGCCAAGACCGCCGATTTCGGCTATGTTGACGTGCCCACCATGATGCGCGCAGCGATCAAGGGCGCGCCGGTGGTTGCGACCGGCGTGCTGCTCCAGACCAGCCCGATGTCCGCCATGGGTTTCGTCGACAAGAACATCAGGAAGCCCGAGGATATCAAGGGCAAGACGGTGGCGATCACGCCGGCCGATTCCATGACCCAGATCTGGCCGCTGTTCCTGAAGAAGACCGGCCTCAAGGAAAGCGACTTCCAGACGGTGGCGGGCGATGGCCAGACCAAGCTCAACGCCGTCATCAATGGCCAGGCTGATCTCCTGCTCGGCTACGTCATGGACCAGTCGATGAAGATCAAGGACGCCACGGGCAAGGACGTCTATCCCATCAAGTTCGCTGACTACGGCATCAACATGGTCTCCTCGGGCATCATCGCCAACACTGATTATGTGAAAGCCAATGCCGACCTTGTCCGCCGCTTCATGTCGGCGACGACCAAGGCGGTCGAAGCCGCCGAGAAGGAGCCGAAGGCCGCTGCGCAGTCGATCCTCGATGCCAACCCCAAGGGCGGCAAGATCGATACGCTGACGCAGGGTTTTGAGCTGACCATTCCGCTGTACCGGACCGCGGAGACCAAGAGCAAGCGGCCATTCCAGGTCACCGACCAGAACATGACTGATACGGTCAATCTGATGGTCGAATATGGTGGGCTCGATGCCAAGGCCAAGGAGAACCCGAAGGCGTTCTACACCAACGACTATCTGCCGAAGAGCGGCTCGTGA
- a CDS encoding ABC transporter permease, with amino-acid sequence MAELKPQSAVSKMLNAAWIRPFLFLVFIVVAWDLAIRLFKIPAYQIPSPGDVIGVLRTDWPELLRQSWPTTYATVCGFALSALFGIPIAMLIAGSKTVESYVYPLLVFSQSVPKIAIAPLFVVWFGFGIIPKVISAFLLGFFPVVVSAVQGFKSVDPDMVDLARAMQGSRFQVFCAVNLPHALPAIFSGLKVSVTLAVVGAVVGEFVGSNSGIGYVMQRSIGTFDLPTMFAALVILALLGVILFWIVDRIEKLVIPWHVSQREDVIFAS; translated from the coding sequence GTGGCTGAACTGAAGCCGCAGAGTGCGGTGTCCAAGATGCTGAACGCGGCCTGGATCCGGCCGTTTTTGTTTCTGGTGTTCATCGTCGTGGCCTGGGATCTCGCGATCCGGCTGTTCAAGATTCCCGCCTACCAGATCCCGTCGCCGGGCGATGTCATTGGGGTGCTGCGCACCGATTGGCCGGAACTGCTGCGCCAGTCCTGGCCGACGACTTATGCGACCGTCTGCGGCTTCGCGCTTTCGGCGCTGTTCGGTATTCCCATCGCGATGCTGATCGCGGGCTCCAAGACGGTGGAGAGCTACGTCTATCCGCTGCTGGTGTTCTCGCAATCCGTGCCGAAGATCGCGATCGCGCCGCTGTTCGTCGTCTGGTTCGGCTTCGGCATCATTCCGAAAGTGATCTCGGCGTTCCTGCTCGGCTTCTTTCCGGTGGTGGTCTCCGCCGTGCAGGGCTTCAAATCGGTCGATCCAGATATGGTCGATCTCGCCCGCGCCATGCAGGGCAGCCGCTTCCAGGTGTTTTGCGCGGTGAACCTGCCGCATGCGCTGCCGGCGATCTTCTCCGGCCTCAAAGTGTCAGTGACGCTTGCCGTGGTCGGCGCCGTCGTCGGCGAGTTCGTCGGCTCAAACTCCGGCATCGGCTATGTGATGCAACGCTCGATCGGAACCTTCGACCTGCCGACGATGTTCGCGGCGCTTGTGATCCTCGCGCTGCTCGGCGTCATCCTGTTCTGGATCGTGGACCGGATCGAGAAGCTGGTCATTCCCTGGCATGTCAGCCAGCGCGAGGACGTGATTTTCGCCTCTTAA